TAACCCAATCGGAAGCGGGTATAGATGGAGCGATTATTCCTGAAACTCCTGCATCCGAAGCGAGTCTAAGGAATTCCAGGTTAATGGGATCCTTGGAAAAAACGACACAATTTTTCTGAAACCGATTATTCTGGATGCTCTCTATTTTATGTAGTTCTCCACTGTTTTCGCCTCCGAAACCTATCACTCCGTTCAATTTTGTTCCGCTTCCTTTTATCCGCACCATATGATCGGGAAGAATATCGGATACAGTACCGGAGACGTGGCATATCATCTTTACCGGGTTAATGTCGTACTGAACGGTTACGGTGCCTTCCTTGGTGTCAATATTCTTCAGTATTCCGCTGGTGGGTGAATGCACTTGTACAGCTTTACCCCTTGATATGTCTGATGCGATGACCTGGCCGGCTTCCACGAACTCGTTCAGTTTGCGTTTCAGGTAACCCCTGATATGCTTTGGTTTGATGCCAAGAGGTTTCACAATATCTATTATATGGGGTATTTCATCGTAATCCTGTATTTCCCTGATGATTATGATACCGTTTTTCTCGATCCTGGTTACCCTTCCCCTTACAGGTGAATGAAAAGTGAAATCGAAACCCTGAAGACCTTCCCTGTGTACTTTGTAAAGCGGAGAGGTGAGCTTGACTCTGTCGCCTTCCTTAATCAGAAGTCCGTTACGGATTTCCTCCGGCGAGAGATGCCTGTCGTATCCCGGGATTCTGTTCAGGTCCACCATGTAAAGTTTTGGCGGATCGAACTTATTTTCTCCCAATACACTTCCAGGTTCGACTTTATCCCCTTGCTCAACAAAAAGAGAACCTTTGTAGGGAAGCCTGTAATCCATCTCCCATTCTCCGGTTACAAGCTCACTGTATTGCGGGCGGATAGAACAGTGGAATCTATCAATTGGATGAGTGAATTCAGGTATACCTGAAAATGCGAGGGATTTTTTGATAATGTTTTCTCCCCTCCCCCTGCAATCAATCAGAACAGGCAATTCTGTATCTAGATGGTTGGAGCCGTTTCCCAGTGAAACCTTCTCCTGAAGGATAAATTCCAGATTTTTTCCTGAGTTAAGATATAAAATGTCTCCAGCGGAGAGTTTCCATGATTCTCCGGTATTTCTTTTGACAACTTCAAGAACAGCATCACCATTATTGAAACTACCGAAGGGGGCTACGACCCATCCGATATCCTCAAGACACTCTTTCAGAAATAGAGACAAAGCAGCTTCACCGTCAATTTCCGATAGAACACCAAGGTGTGGACTTCTGAAATCTCTGTCAATTGCAAGTTTGGTTATACCAAAGGGTTTGAAGCCCTCTGCCAGTATCCAGAAAGCCCTGTTCCTGTCCGCATGAGAAACGACACCACCCGAACCGATTATGAGTCCAATATCAGAAAGATTAAAAGGCTCTTCTTCTGACGTGAGGAACGTTTCCTCGAACATCTTCCTGTTTTGGGATTTTAGTTTATCAAGAAATCCAATACGACTGGTTTTGTAGCAAGCATCAAGATGTTCTCTCCATGAAGTTTCGGTACCGCAGATGGCAGCAGCCTGTTCGACAAGTTCTTCCGACTCGTTCTCAGGAACGTATGTGGGGAAGATCGTTTTGTTGTAGATGTAATCTCGAACAATATTTTCATCGAACTCCCGGGGTAGATAATACATTAGTCTTTCAATACCTGACTTTGATAGAATGTTAGCTATGGAGTAACTCATTCCGGTGTTGGCTGCTACAGTCCTTGAGTATTCACCCGTTATGCAGGAAAAGATATCAGTTGTCGCTCCGCCCATATCCATCATAAGAACGCTTTCCTGAATATGCGCGCCATAAAGTCTGAGAATTTTCTCTACTCCGGACGGTGTCGGTAGAATATCCGAAACCACGTAGTTCTTCAGTTCCGAGTAACCGGGAGCTCTTTCCATAACGTTTTCCATGAAAAGCCTGTGTACTTCATTTCGGGCAGGCTCAGTATTCAATTCCTCCATCGAGGGACGCACATTGTCTACAATATGGACGTCAAAACTATCTTCAAGGACTTCTTTCACGAATTCCCTTGCTTCGATATTGCCACAGTAGACCAGGGGTATTTTCATCGTCTGTCGGAATTTCGGTTGAGGTTTGGATAAGGCCAGAAGCTCCGCAAGTCTAA
This is a stretch of genomic DNA from Candidatus Aegiribacteria sp.. It encodes these proteins:
- a CDS encoding glutamate mutase L produces the protein MENYQDSVDFTEGRRKTGMLIITDVGSTTTKALLLQRTDDNSLRFVNSADVPTTVEKPFEDVCVGVARAINKLESLTGENLSRGTGMPSVPYLSTSSAGGGLQMIVFGLTSVETGRIAENTASNAGGVILKMISIDDNLQAVEQMLAIQNLHPDMIMLAGGTDGGAVAGVVRLAELLALSKPQPKFRQTMKIPLVYCGNIEAREFVKEVLEDSFDVHIVDNVRPSMEELNTEPARNEVHRLFMENVMERAPGYSELKNYVVSDILPTPSGVEKILRLYGAHIQESVLMMDMGGATTDIFSCITGEYSRTVAANTGMSYSIANILSKSGIERLMYYLPREFDENIVRDYIYNKTIFPTYVPENESEELVEQAAAICGTETSWREHLDACYKTSRIGFLDKLKSQNRKMFEETFLTSEEEPFNLSDIGLIIGSGGVVSHADRNRAFWILAEGFKPFGITKLAIDRDFRSPHLGVLSEIDGEAALSLFLKECLEDIGWVVAPFGSFNNGDAVLEVVKRNTGESWKLSAGDILYLNSGKNLEFILQEKVSLGNGSNHLDTELPVLIDCRGRGENIIKKSLAFSGIPEFTHPIDRFHCSIRPQYSELVTGEWEMDYRLPYKGSLFVEQGDKVEPGSVLGENKFDPPKLYMVDLNRIPGYDRHLSPEEIRNGLLIKEGDRVKLTSPLYKVHREGLQGFDFTFHSPVRGRVTRIEKNGIIIIREIQDYDEIPHIIDIVKPLGIKPKHIRGYLKRKLNEFVEAGQVIASDISRGKAVQVHSPTSGILKNIDTKEGTVTVQYDINPVKMICHVSGTVSDILPDHMVRIKGSGTKLNGVIGFGGENSGELHKIESIQNNRFQKNCVVFSKDPINLEFLRLASDAGVSGIIAPSIPASDWVNYNGEELGVAITGDEEIPFTLVLTSGFGSFKMNEECAEFLESSIGYTVCLSGRTQIRAGVTRPMVIA